The genome window tacttttttactttcttgCAAGTGGGAATCCcctcttcatttccttttttttctttcatttctctctccAACTGTCACACATTATATTTCTATTACTCAAGGAGGAGATATACCAGAAATGAACTAAACACTAAGCACCACCTGAATCAAAACGGTCACAATCATTCAAATGAGTTTGTAAAGTCTGCTTAAATGACCAGTTAAGCAGAATTGGAAAAACGTCCTTACATTTCAAGGTTCAGCTAACATGCACCTACAGTGTTTCCATGTGCCACAGTGCCTGACACCTTTATTTCTAATGTACTCCTGATTCAAGCTGGTTTCCTTTACAGTTGCAGAAGAATTGTATCAACTTTATAGCTTGGGTTTTCACTACTCTTCTTTTTCCTCACGTGTAGCAGTCGTCTTTCTGTcctgtcatttaaaaagacCACTCGTCTGACATCACCGTGATGCATATTCCTTTACTCTCCCTCTTTTACCCACACTTTTTTGGTCATAATTTCATCAACATCAtgctagtgttttttttatttttttattttgtagataaatgtgttgtgtgtactgtatgttgcaGCTCACTCGAGTTTCTGTCGAAGCATGAATGTCAAGGATCTGGTGACTGAAGAAACATCACAACTGGATCTCAATGGTTCTCTGTGTaagcagatgcacacacacggacacacgcATTCTCTCTTGTTCTTGTGGTTGCCATGATTGACAAGCATTAATAATGTGCATGTCCTATGTGAGGCCAGTGAGCAGAGGTAGTGTGAACTACAGCATGTTGACTGTTGTGAccttcagggttttttttttcccactcaaaTTTGCAGCCCAAACCTATTTCAAGTTTAGCACCAAAATtagaaatcattttaaatgtataaaactgAGAAAAACTATGAAAAGCATGGGGAAATGAAATGCACCAAAGCAGTGTCAGTAATGAAAAGCTTTTTGGTTCATTAGGTGATTTTGAGAGATGAGGTTTTTTTCACGTTTTGCATGATGTGCAATGTACATGCTATCATTTCATTaagttgttttattattattattattattatcatcatcattattatcattgttattattatgtactATAAATATGATTTGCTTTGGTTTTGGTTTTCAGTAATTTCAGCTTGTTCATTCACaagtttttgatttatttatgtttatattatgttCTCATGCTCATTCAGACATccttttattattctgtttgcTTCCATCCATGATTTTGGCATACACAGGTGATGACTGTAAAGGGAAACAGTATACTGAGACACACAGCAGCATCCTCAAACAGTCCTCCAGGCCTCGAAGCCTAGGGGGGCCACTGTGGAGCATCCTAGCTTATGCAGGTTAACCACCACTTTATTTTGCTgactgtaaatatacagtactatTACAAGGATGAAATTAGCACCTGACACAGACATGAAGTAATCACTAAATCTAAAATGTCCTCTCTTGTCTCGTCGCCCAGGTTACTGCCTCCTCCAGCCAGCATACTGTGTGCTGAGTGTAGGCAAGGCTTTGGGCTCAGGTGTTGTGGCAGCGGCACAAAACTTACTGTCACTGTTCTGGGTGCTTCTGTCAGCGCCAGGTTAGTAGCTGTTTTCTGACTGgcctttgaaaaagaaattgtcATCCTCTCGTCTCCTGGGCAACATGACtttaatgtaattttctttctaatctacccAGAGAAGGCAGGCAGAGGACTTCTGTGGTTTCTTGCAACAGGATGGTACCAGCTtgtgtctctcatgtgtcttCTTAACGTCTTTTTCCTGACGCGGTAAGAATGCCTTCTTTTCTGCAGAGCACAAGGGTGAATTTTGACCTAATATTTTaaaccaatgttttttttacatttcatatttttataagTGTCATGCTTTATTGATTACAGTAGTTGTAAAGACAGTTACATATATAATGCACCGAGTGTTACGACACAGTTGTTTCATGAAAAATACCTGTCCTCTCAAATTGAACAGCATAGTGTTGACTTGTGTGTTAATCTGACCAATATGgtactttgtgttttagatgcctTCCCAAACTCTGgaagctcctgctgctccttttGCCACTTTTGCTCTTGTTTGGTGAGTTTAAAAGCACAAACTCTTAAGTGCTCGACTCATTTGTCATATGTGTAACCCAGTTAGTGACCACATGCAGAGAAATAGCCATCTAGTAAAGCAGTGGATGTTCAAACCAGCACACTTCCCTAGAGCATGATACAAATCCAGTACCAGATTCAGGTCAGTCATTCTGGGTGtctagtgtgtttttgttgtgtagtATAGTCCTGCTCACATCTATTTATGCAATACATATGACAGATCTAGTGTGTCTATTTCTACCCGAGTCAGTTTTTATCTTTTCCAACTCACACAGCGTTTCCACTTTGAACCATATAAGGGTTATCTAACATCAAGTAAATTATGCCCTCTCTCTGCAGCTTTATGGTGGTGGGGTCCATCCACATCTGCCCTGTTTGCCTACCTCCCTGCCATTAACCTAACCCAGTGGCGTCCTGCGTCTCCCTTCACCCTCTTGTCCAACTTGATACCAGCTTCTGCTCCAGTTCCTGCATCTGTCCCCACACCAGAGACTCCACTGGAGCAGACTCCAGCCACCCCAGTCCCACACGCTCTGGTAAGACAAATAACGTTATGGATTATTAGAGTTATTAATGACGACACTGCTTTTCTACTTTTTCTATTTTATACAACATGTGTCTGGTGCAGTTCAGATATTTAGTCAGTTCAacctttctcctctctcttcacttccctttcttctcctcctcctcctcagcctatCCCTCCACCAGTGGCAGTCTCCACTGTAGACTTGGAACGTCTTCTACATGTCGAGCGGCAGCTTGCCCTGCTGTGGGAGCAAGTTCAACTGGGTGATGAGAAGGAGAAGCAGCATCATGGGGATGTTCTGGTTCTCTATAACACCCTGACGGAGCAGTTACACACTCAGACAAACAAGGAGAGCCTGGGACTGTGGGTTTCCTCCCTGCTGGACCAGAGGCTCGGTGTTCTGCGTGGAGAGTTTGAGCAGGATAATGCACATCGGGCAAAGGTAGGGGAATGAGAACATCTATTGTTCCTCAAAGGGTTGAGTGACATAAGGAAACATTTATGCTTAAAAATGGaacatttttctctcttcatCTATGCTACATGTAGAGTGAAGAGaagcagaaacaacaacacGAGAGTCAGGCATTACAGCTGGCTGATTTAGAACTGCTGCTCAATGCTCTGGCTGTCAAGACTCaggtatgttttttatttatttattcatttattcatttatttactgtgaTTTTGACATAGCACTTATCCAATATACATGATTAAACCTGccacagtgtaatgtaaattcATAGCAAAATTAAGAGGATGAAAAGTAAAGGCAGGCAAAATCTAGCTGCTAAATGTTAGGAAATGGGTCAAATGTCCTTTGTTGAAAAGCTTGGCATGAGGGTATCTGAATCATGAAAGTGAGGgtttccttttgtgtttgttttgcttacTTTAATTGGCCTACTTTATCCTCTGTGATGCTCATCAATGATATCTGTTGCATAGGAgttgcagcagaagcagcagcagtatgagcaggagaaagagaaagaggtcgACATTCCACCAGCAGACACGCCGTCAGTCAGGTAATAAAGACAAACGCAGTGAAATCCATATTGCTATAAGGTCTTGTACAGTTAATTCTTCAAGATTATGGCAACTCACATGGAGGTTCTGTCGTTCACCCAGTGTGGGTGTAAAGCAGGAGGACCACGATGCTCTGCTCATTGAGGTGCAGAGGCTTGAGGTGGAGTTGGCTAAAATCAGACAGGACCTGCAGAGTGTTGTGGGATGCAAGGGCAAGTGTGAGCAGTTGGATAACCTGCAGGAGATGGTAAATAACCTCTTTGTCAGCATCTTATTGTGAAGATTTTCagacataacatttaaataacattacTTATATGTATGTTTACCTGTCCCCCAGATATCAGGCCAAGTGTCCTCTCAGGTGCGCAAGGAGCTGCAGGTTCTGTTCTTTGGCAGCGGAGGGTCAGGAGAGGAGCAGGGCGCGGTGCCCGAGTCTCTGATCAACTGGCTGTCCCAGCGCTACGTGAGCTCACCTGACCTGCAGGCCTCACTGGCTGCACTGGAACTGAAGGTCCTGAGAAATGTGTCACTGCAGCTGGATCTTAGCCGGGCCCAGACCCTGGGTGAGGCAGAGTCTCAAGCCCAGAGTATCGTCCAGACAGTAACTGGGACTGTCCGACACACCGTCTCTGCCGAGGGACTGACAGAAGAGGTAATGACTTCCTACCATCAACATGGCCCAAAAGGAGCTGTCTTTAAGAGTTTGTTTTCGTGTTTgagcttgtttttttacactccTTTCATCTTCTCTATTGCAGCAAGTGAAGCTGATCGTCCACAATGCGTTAAAACTCTACTCCCAGGATCGAACAGGCCTGGTAGACTACGCCCTGGAGTCTGGCGGTAAGAAGGAAGCCTCACATTGATGTCACGACGGGTCCATCCTAGGGCCTTTATtctttaagtttaagttaattGGTTAACCTTGTAATGCTCACATCCAGATCTAGATCCAGATCTAGATGCCTCACTCTCTGGACGTAAAATGACAGAATTTTCATTTTAAGTGTCACTGTTAGTCTAGTCTTAATGGCACTGGACTCTGTTGGCTGTCAGTAAATGAGATACATACTGTAGGTTAGGGATGAGTAAACAGAGCGATGTAATTGGAGAAACGGGAGGAAGTGTAATGAAGGTGGGAAAGAAAGAGCTGTTCAATTATTAAGATGTGTTGAGATTGTTTGAAATGTGAATAAGTACGACACCACCTTGCCTTGTTCTTTAAATACGTATTACTCTATTTTAAAATTCTGTTGTGCGTATCATGTAAATTGGTTTGACTGCTTTGAATTTCAATATCAATATTCAATACCCTTGACATAGTGGTTAGAAAGGGTTAGCAGGCTAGCTGTTCCACATAACACTGTGCTTTGCTCTAATGTCCCAAGTCTTGTGTAACAAGGGCACAGGCATTAGCCAGGCTGGAGGACAGCAAGGTATTATTGGTTTGGCTTCATTGTCGGATCTCTTACTGAGCGGTCTGTTGACCTACTTCACACAAAGTGTGATTATCTGTGCTAgccttatatacacacacacacacacacacacacagctgtgcagTATGATCATGTTTGAAAGCTCAAAAAAGCTTTTCGAATTTGCCTGTAACACAAACCTTTGTCCTTTATGTGTGCAGGTGGCAGCATCCTCAGTACCCGCTGCTCAGAGACATACGAGACAAAGACGGCCCTCATGAGTTTGTTTGGTCTGCCGCTGTGGTATTTCTCCCAGTCTCCACGAGTTGTCATCCAGGTGAGCTCATCATGTGatacccaaaaaaaaaccaccttTTTCCAGGAGTGGTGTCTTATATGACTGATTTAAATACTTTAGTGAGTGAGAAATAAAACGTGTTTGTAAAAGTTGCCTCTGTGGCTCTACTTTGCCTCGTCAGCCTGATGTGTACCCAGGTAACTGCTGGGCATTTAAAGGCACTCAAGGTTATCTGGTGATCCGACTGTCCCTGAGGATCCTGCCCACATCCTTCTGCGTGGAGCACATCCCCAAGGCCTTGTCCCCAACTGGAAATATCACCAGCGCCCCACGCAACTTCACTGTTTTTGTAAGAAATACTAAAATGAAATCTGTTACATACATGCCTTTTCAAAGCAAGCAGATGTGATGAAtggcctttcttttttttctttttttttatctccatttACATTCAGGGTCTAGATGATGAATACCAGGAAGAGGGGAAGCTGCTGGGACACTACACATACCAGGAAGATGGGGAGTCACTGCAAACTTTCCCAGTTACAGTAAGTGTAGAGGCACTTCCTTATTAGATTTTTGCATACTTTCTGTGCTGAGTTTGCATTTTCCCAAAGTGAAAAAATTGATTGGAAGTCAGTTGTCATTTAACACTTCAGTGTAAAATTGTTTAATGCAAGATTAATGTTTTTTGATACTaatacatttcattaaaaaaaaaatctaaactcaTTGAAAACCATTTGAATGTCTGCAACCATATGCTGAATCTTGTCCTTCTCGTTCAGGAGCAGAATGACAAGTCCTTCCAGATCATTGAGGTGCGGGTGCTGTCTAACTGGGGTCACCCAGACTATACCTGCATGTACCGGTTCAGAGTCCATGGAGAACCTCGGCCTCAGTGAACCCGAACCTCTACCATATACACTCGTATGACATATCGCCCTATCTGTACATAGCTCTTGTCAACGTCTTTCCAAAAACATGCGGGGGACTTGGTGGTACTTTGTGGACTTTTTTTGTATGGAAGCCATGGAAGCACGAGGGTTGTAGATTGTAAAAAGAATGTGCCCAGACTGAAtcatgaactgtttttttttttttttttaatatatatatatatatatatattgaaagAATTGCAGGAAAGTGTAGGTGGATTTTTGATGTTTGAGTTGAGGAGAAGAGCCAcggaagaagctgaaaacccCCAGTCCCAGTTTTGTAAAATGCCTCTTGCACTGAATTAGCCTGTGAGGAAGGAGACCCTACCAAGCGGACATATCCATTCTCCCCCGCACCTTCCTCATCTGTAGAAAGGTGAATGCCTGAAATTGGGGAGTTGACTCATTTCCACcatttcctcacacactggATCTCAGTGTAACTTGGTTTCTGTCGTTAATCATCCttattcaactttatttttcctGGTAGAGTCACACTGCATTCTTTCTTTGGTGCAGTCCGGACATGTAATCGTCTTCATTGCTGTCACATCTTTACAGTAATGTTAAGTGAGCTGGGTGGACGGTCTGCTGGACTGGATCACGCTCACCAGTGGGTTCATACTGGACATGTGAGATTCTCAACATTTAAGGCTTGGCATCATGCATGGCCatatttaattaagatttttttttttctttcttggaaCTCAACATGCTGCCTGTGGAAAAACTCTGAATGTTTTCTCAAGTGGAAGCTTGATGCAAGTCGACCTTTAACTACACTGCAACACTAATGTAACCTCTAACCTGCTGTGTGTGCTGGGAGTATTAGGAGGTTCATCACAATACTGTCCATTGGACAAAATGTATGTATGGTTACGGAGGACTCGAGCATGTGTCTCCTTCAAAATCATGCTGTTACTCTTTTACATGCCTCGTGGATTTATGGTAGTTTGCGTCCGACGTCTGAGGTCACAAATTACAAATCATTGTTGGAACCTGAATATTAACTTCTGCAGATCAGTGtgaattttcttttctgtgattCTTTTTCATGAGGAGATTCTGTCCCTCGAGCGCAAACGTCCTCAGCCGGGCTCCCTCTATTCTGAAATTTTGAAGGAATGTAATCTGTACATTTTATTGTTGATAGTTGGTCCTTTATATCGGCTTTTATCAGTGTTGCTttataagaggaaaaaaatcaccctgtcattatcattattatcattgttatattactattatttctaCTGTTACCCATGatgatgttttgtatttttttgggggggggggtgtaataGTGTCAGAGAATGCACTGCAATAACTTGTTAGACGCTTGGCACAGGTCTTCacgatttgtttttaataatgggGTGGTCACCACTTTTGGCTGCAAATACGGAGAAGTCTAGAATgctatgtataaaaaaatgttttgttcacaaacctaTTTATTAACAAGTCAATTAGTTCCTATAATATGAGTTATTGCAATGTATATTTTGTGAAAAGCTAATTGGTGCATTTTGGAACCATcttgggactttttttttcttttttttaaaaaaaaatgctatttttgttCAGTCATGAGATGACTTAACTGCTTTGGAATATATTCCAATAAAGACTTTAATTTTGAAGAATATTCTCTCCTTATGTAATTATGGTCAAACGCCCATTTTTTTTACTAGCattttcaccaatttttgcTGAAAAAAGTAAGATAAACTAACCCTTAATTTATCCCTGTAATCTCAGGTATGTCTGGACCCCAAATGAAGAATTTTGAATTGAGGCAACGGCTTGATCTCACAGCTGTAGTGCATGGGTCGTAAATATAAATGAACCTCTTTTaaattcaaatcattgtcagatgggttcacacaatgctgatgaagcGTATTGTCGGTATATACCGCTTTAAgtgtccatgaaaagtttcagacaTGGATTCTGCTTCTGCTATACTCAACATTTATTAGGACttattaattgtgtttttattctagTCTTTGTGTCTGATTTAGAACATTTGTGCACCACCAACAGCGCTCCTGCCTGACCATGTGCTAAACTATGTCTGcaagtttcctggatgcagaTGGGAAGTAAAAGACGAAAGCCGAACAACAACTAACTTAGTTATGCATCTagttgaatttgtgaaaatctTTGGCATTTTAAAGGCCTCtacaaatgaattaaaatggcAATTTAAGGTGTTGATTTAACTGTGCACAGTTCTCTGAGCTATGGAAGTAACAGCAGTAAGCAGTAAAGGTTCCACCATTTTATCACAATTGTGGAACATTTTGCACTCAAAACCTGaagtaaaataacattaaataacaaTGGCACACTGATGTGTGGTGAGGTAAAGTGTAAAGTATATTACTATTCTTAGTAGTAATAGTATAATACAAGTATAATCACCCAGATTACTTTGTTCAACCGGTGTTATTGATTTCTTGGGCtacttgtttaaaaaataattatatttctgGTCCTGACGAAAGTTTATAGTGGATTTAAGTGACAACAATTCAAACTGCAGTATCAATGGTGAGTCACCAAGTGCCCTCTAGTGGCGAATGCGCGAAACTAAGAATTAATAGATTGtaatctggattttttttttccacacgaatatttttgttcgttttttttataacacattgCAGAGGAACACCGTTAAATTATCTGATcgttataatataatataatgtgacATAGATCATCACTCTACTGCAGAACACCGTTAAACCGTTCGAATGCGTTCAGTAACGTTTTATTCAACTAATAACGTCGCAATAATGACTTATGTTATGAAAAAAGAAAGCGATGGCTGTGAATATTATCTTTCTGTCCATTGTTCTGccttctgtttttaaatgttggacTTCACCGGAAGTCGTTATAGCGACGTCTTTTAACTACTTCCTTGGCAACTAAAGAGTCCTTGACGACCACTGGAGGGAGCGAGAGGAATAATGGCGGATGAATTCGGTGCCCAAAAATCACTTTGGCAACAAGTGTGTGAAGGTAAGCTGACTGTATTATGTTCAAATGTGTCGACTGAATTAAATTTAACTGAAAAACCTCGTTTTCTaccttgtgtttgtgtagagTTTGAAGCGGAGCGGCCCACTTCTCCCAGTGCTGATGAGATGATGAGTGACAGCAGCTCAGTCAGCTCCCACTTTTCCCAGTACAGCGTTAACACACACTTCCCACTCTTCCACGGACTCACCACAGACGAGGTGAACAATTCTGCCACATGAGGAAATGAGGCACAgatttctttgatttcttccTAGACAAAACTATTACAAAGGATGTCACACTTtttccattcatgtgtgtgGGGTTTGTCACTACAGATAACCTTCATTCACTTGTTAATATCtacaatgtgaaatgtgtgcagCTCAGGGCCGTTTCTAGCTTTGTGTCAAGGTATCTTTTATTCCTGTTgttctaattttttttatataccaagtatcacctgagaagggttagggttattaatctctttattacattatcatcACCAATGTTAATtaacagtggtgtaaatagaccaTGCAAAGTCAGCTGcacacttttcacaggaggcagatttttttccaaaatgataatttgctctctcatcatcctcatcttcctcacacATAGTGAAGTTAGATTaggatggagcgagagataaggtgactctaattattattattattatttaatttattatatttttctggttgtttcattttctacgcacaaTTCAaacttcctcagctccactccgatcacataacCTGGTGTATACAGTAGAAGgtgtatttctgattttcctcccaagtaccaccagagggagctcGTGTACCACtggtttgagaaccatggcctgccactttattaggtacacaggacacctaatgGTCTGCTGCAGTAGTCACTTTACTTCATTTAAAGAATAATATTTGATCAGAGATAGCTTAAATTGGAGATCATTTTTAATTATCACTCTGCTGAGTCCAAATGTAATTACAGATTTACAGCTTTAATTACATCGGAGCAAAGCTCTCGTGACCCATAAATTCCTTGATGATAAACTATTTCATAACTATCTTATCCAGAACAGCGTCCGTCGTTTCTCCTACGAACACTGATTAAAAGCGTTGTTTGCTTTGGTCAATAACATATATCGTCACAATTGATTGAATGATATTAAATGTTGTGACTCTAGTCTCTGGTTTCGTTAGGTTTCTGTGGATGACGACCCCCTGAAAGACTTTGACCCACTTCTTTCCCACTCTGCTCTTGCTGACGAGACGGTGTCAGGGACACAGAATTGTCCATCATCGCCTACACAAGTCCAACGTAAGCACCGTCTCCAATCCCTGGTACTGAATACAATGTTTAAGGCTCCTGTTGTGGTGCAGTTTCATTAAGTTCTCACTAACTGTGCAATTATCTGTCCATAGGAGGTGCAAAAGTGACGTTTTGTCACTCAGATCACATGGGTGTACATTGAGTTGACTGGTTATTGTGGTATTATTGATtaaataggggtagtattttt of Solea solea chromosome 16, fSolSol10.1, whole genome shotgun sequence contains these proteins:
- the sun1b gene encoding SUN domain-containing protein 1 isoform X1; its protein translation is MQEESNQRRMTMDFSQLHTYTPPQCAPENTGYTYSLSSSYSTAALEFEKEHQIAPVYESPRMSRRSLRLQTSAGHYDNESLADYSQNHSSSTSYTNTRRETRTLRSRKQQSNANTLSLSLSQASTPRKALSFSAVSTPINNSSSVQESGTVSGATLHSSTLDQSRQRRTVTTTTTTTSTSVGGHWGKSTTTDHGFSNLNGDTSLSESHTLLANGYICKDCSLHSQEMDSFITRSSSSSSSSQAAEAYADVHSPSTVPFTSIYSRDRRRNKTGVLMSMSNTCMRYSKRVLTPIVSLITLLYNSVLWLGSTARSLPGKGASVSDSMRRAVSSSLSQMWLFKQTTLNRMMGYRANGYEGQAHSSFCRSMNVKDLVTEETSQLDLNGSLCDDCKGKQYTETHSSILKQSSRPRSLGGPLWSILAYAGYCLLQPAYCVLSVGKALGSGVVAAAQNLLSLFWVLLSAPEKAGRGLLWFLATGWYQLVSLMCLLNVFFLTRCLPKLWKLLLLLLPLLLLFALWWWGPSTSALFAYLPAINLTQWRPASPFTLLSNLIPASAPVPASVPTPETPLEQTPATPVPHALPIPPPVAVSTVDLERLLHVERQLALLWEQVQLGDEKEKQHHGDVLVLYNTLTEQLHTQTNKESLGLWVSSLLDQRLGVLRGEFEQDNAHRAKSEEKQKQQHESQALQLADLELLLNALAVKTQELQQKQQQYEQEKEKEVDIPPADTPSVSVGVKQEDHDALLIEVQRLEVELAKIRQDLQSVVGCKGKCEQLDNLQEMISGQVSSQVRKELQVLFFGSGGSGEEQGAVPESLINWLSQRYVSSPDLQASLAALELKVLRNVSLQLDLSRAQTLGEAESQAQSIVQTVTGTVRHTVSAEGLTEEQVKLIVHNALKLYSQDRTGLVDYALESGGGSILSTRCSETYETKTALMSLFGLPLWYFSQSPRVVIQPDVYPGNCWAFKGTQGYLVIRLSLRILPTSFCVEHIPKALSPTGNITSAPRNFTVFGLDDEYQEEGKLLGHYTYQEDGESLQTFPVTEQNDKSFQIIEVRVLSNWGHPDYTCMYRFRVHGEPRPQ
- the sun1b gene encoding SUN domain-containing protein 1 isoform X2 produces the protein MTMDFSQLHTYTPPQCAPENTGYTYSLSSSYSTAALEFEKEHQIAPVYESPRMSRRSLRLQTSAGHYDNESLADYSQNHSSSTSYTNTRRETRTLRSRKQQSNANTLSLSLSQASTPRKALSFSAVSTPINNSSSVQESGTVSGATLHSSTLDQSRQRRTVTTTTTTTSTSVGGHWGKSTTTDHGFSNLNGDTSLSESHTLLANGYICKDCSLHSQEMDSFITRSSSSSSSSQAAEAYADVHSPSTVPFTSIYSRDRRRNKTGVLMSMSNTCMRYSKRVLTPIVSLITLLYNSVLWLGSTARSLPGKGASVSDSMRRAVSSSLSQMWLFKQTTLNRMMGYRANGYEGQAHSSFCRSMNVKDLVTEETSQLDLNGSLCDDCKGKQYTETHSSILKQSSRPRSLGGPLWSILAYAGYCLLQPAYCVLSVGKALGSGVVAAAQNLLSLFWVLLSAPEKAGRGLLWFLATGWYQLVSLMCLLNVFFLTRCLPKLWKLLLLLLPLLLLFALWWWGPSTSALFAYLPAINLTQWRPASPFTLLSNLIPASAPVPASVPTPETPLEQTPATPVPHALPIPPPVAVSTVDLERLLHVERQLALLWEQVQLGDEKEKQHHGDVLVLYNTLTEQLHTQTNKESLGLWVSSLLDQRLGVLRGEFEQDNAHRAKSEEKQKQQHESQALQLADLELLLNALAVKTQELQQKQQQYEQEKEKEVDIPPADTPSVSVGVKQEDHDALLIEVQRLEVELAKIRQDLQSVVGCKGKCEQLDNLQEMISGQVSSQVRKELQVLFFGSGGSGEEQGAVPESLINWLSQRYVSSPDLQASLAALELKVLRNVSLQLDLSRAQTLGEAESQAQSIVQTVTGTVRHTVSAEGLTEEQVKLIVHNALKLYSQDRTGLVDYALESGGGSILSTRCSETYETKTALMSLFGLPLWYFSQSPRVVIQPDVYPGNCWAFKGTQGYLVIRLSLRILPTSFCVEHIPKALSPTGNITSAPRNFTVFGLDDEYQEEGKLLGHYTYQEDGESLQTFPVTEQNDKSFQIIEVRVLSNWGHPDYTCMYRFRVHGEPRPQ
- the sun1b gene encoding SUN domain-containing protein 1 isoform X4, with the protein product MQEESNQRRMTMDFSQLHTYTPPQCAPENTGYTYSLSSSYSTAALEFEKEHQIAPVYESPRMSRRSLRLQTSAGHYDNESLADYSQNHSSSTSYTNTRRETRTLRSRKQQSNANTLSLSLSQASTPRKALSFSAVSTPINNSSSVQESGTVSGATLHSSTLDQSRQRRTVTTTTTTTSTSVGGHWGKSTTTDHGFSNLNGDTSLSESHTLLANGYICKDCSLHSQEMDSFITRSSSSSSSSQAAEAYADVHSPSTVPFTSIYSRDRRRNKTGVLMSMSNTCMRYSKRVLTPIVSLITLLYNSVLWLGSTARSLPGKAHSSFCRSMNVKDLVTEETSQLDLNGSLCDDCKGKQYTETHSSILKQSSRPRSLGGPLWSILAYAGYCLLQPAYCVLSVGKALGSGVVAAAQNLLSLFWVLLSAPEKAGRGLLWFLATGWYQLVSLMCLLNVFFLTRCLPKLWKLLLLLLPLLLLFALWWWGPSTSALFAYLPAINLTQWRPASPFTLLSNLIPASAPVPASVPTPETPLEQTPATPVPHALPIPPPVAVSTVDLERLLHVERQLALLWEQVQLGDEKEKQHHGDVLVLYNTLTEQLHTQTNKESLGLWVSSLLDQRLGVLRGEFEQDNAHRAKSEEKQKQQHESQALQLADLELLLNALAVKTQELQQKQQQYEQEKEKEVDIPPADTPSVSVGVKQEDHDALLIEVQRLEVELAKIRQDLQSVVGCKGKCEQLDNLQEMISGQVSSQVRKELQVLFFGSGGSGEEQGAVPESLINWLSQRYVSSPDLQASLAALELKVLRNVSLQLDLSRAQTLGEAESQAQSIVQTVTGTVRHTVSAEGLTEEQVKLIVHNALKLYSQDRTGLVDYALESGGGSILSTRCSETYETKTALMSLFGLPLWYFSQSPRVVIQPDVYPGNCWAFKGTQGYLVIRLSLRILPTSFCVEHIPKALSPTGNITSAPRNFTVFGLDDEYQEEGKLLGHYTYQEDGESLQTFPVTEQNDKSFQIIEVRVLSNWGHPDYTCMYRFRVHGEPRPQ
- the sun1b gene encoding SUN domain-containing protein 1 isoform X5, which gives rise to MSRRSLRLQTSAGHYDNESLADYSQNHSSSTSYTNTRRETRTLRSRKQQSNANTLSLSLSQASTPRKALSFSAVSTPINNSSSVQESGTVSGATLHSSTLDQSRQRRTVTTTTTTTSTSVGGHWGKSTTTDHGFSNLNGDTSLSESHTLLANGYICKDCSLHSQEMDSFITRSSSSSSSSQAAEAYADVHSPSTVPFTSIYSRDRRRNKTGVLMSMSNTCMRYSKRVLTPIVSLITLLYNSVLWLGSTARSLPGKGASVSDSMRRAVSSSLSQMWLFKQTTLNRMMGYRANGYEGQAHSSFCRSMNVKDLVTEETSQLDLNGSLCDDCKGKQYTETHSSILKQSSRPRSLGGPLWSILAYAGYCLLQPAYCVLSVGKALGSGVVAAAQNLLSLFWVLLSAPEKAGRGLLWFLATGWYQLVSLMCLLNVFFLTRCLPKLWKLLLLLLPLLLLFALWWWGPSTSALFAYLPAINLTQWRPASPFTLLSNLIPASAPVPASVPTPETPLEQTPATPVPHALPIPPPVAVSTVDLERLLHVERQLALLWEQVQLGDEKEKQHHGDVLVLYNTLTEQLHTQTNKESLGLWVSSLLDQRLGVLRGEFEQDNAHRAKSEEKQKQQHESQALQLADLELLLNALAVKTQELQQKQQQYEQEKEKEVDIPPADTPSVSVGVKQEDHDALLIEVQRLEVELAKIRQDLQSVVGCKGKCEQLDNLQEMISGQVSSQVRKELQVLFFGSGGSGEEQGAVPESLINWLSQRYVSSPDLQASLAALELKVLRNVSLQLDLSRAQTLGEAESQAQSIVQTVTGTVRHTVSAEGLTEEQVKLIVHNALKLYSQDRTGLVDYALESGGGSILSTRCSETYETKTALMSLFGLPLWYFSQSPRVVIQPDVYPGNCWAFKGTQGYLVIRLSLRILPTSFCVEHIPKALSPTGNITSAPRNFTVFGLDDEYQEEGKLLGHYTYQEDGESLQTFPVTEQNDKSFQIIEVRVLSNWGHPDYTCMYRFRVHGEPRPQ